In Ischnura elegans chromosome 6, ioIscEleg1.1, whole genome shotgun sequence, one genomic interval encodes:
- the LOC124160352 gene encoding uncharacterized protein LOC124160352 yields MPRYSCKTVLREKLNYAIHFCKSIDTDEYARVAMTSSSTTVPLGVGGGSGLPPGSGAGVDGCGSSGIRGGHGLDDTTTTLSDSEEGGAVGGGQHIGRREGELQVAVVTTIRLE; encoded by the exons ATGCCAAGGTATTCTTGTAAG ACCGTTCTCCGTGAAAAACTAAATTATGCAATCCACTTCTGCAAGTCCATTGACACGGATGAGTATGCTCGGGTAGCAATGACATCAAGTTCCACCACAGTTCCTCTTGGAGTTGGTGGTGGCAGTGGACTTCCTCCAGGCAGTGGTGCTGGAGTTGATGGTTGTGGCAGCAGTGGGATACGAGGTGGTCATGGATTGGATGACACCACCACCACTTTGAGTGACAGTGAGGAAGGTGGTGCTGTTGGAGGTGGCCAGCACATAGGCCGTCGGGAGGGGGAGTTGCAGGTGGCTGTAGTGACAACAATCCGCTTGGAATAG